A single Triticum dicoccoides isolate Atlit2015 ecotype Zavitan chromosome 2A, WEW_v2.0, whole genome shotgun sequence DNA region contains:
- the LOC119357579 gene encoding ubiquitin-60S ribosomal protein L40-like, producing MGQKRRSGRPAMAIFRERDWIGERAEIFVKTITGHTLTLEVKGTDTVDSVNARIQDKQGIAGTASQDDPRQLPSLVFAGKQLDEEDGRTLADYGIGKESTLHHVLGLRGGFRQRSCYPNHINPTLLALALRYNENKMICRKCYGRLPPGATNCRKKKCGHTNDLRPKKRFDGRAGLRGK from the exons ATGGGGCAGAAGAGGAGGAGTGGTAGGCCGGCGATGGCGATTTTTCGGGAGAGAGATTGGATCGGGGAGAGGGCTGAG ATCTTCGTCAAGACCATCACCGGGCACACTCTCACCCTCGAGGTCAAGGGCACCGACACCGTCGACAGCGTCAATGCTCGGATCCAGGACAAGCAAGGGATCGCCGGCACCGCATCCCAAGACGACCCGCGCCAGCTGCCGTCGCTCGTCTTCGCCGGGAAGCAGCTAGACGAGGAGGACGGCCGGACGCTGGCCGACTACGGCATCGGCAAGGAGTCGACGCTGCACCACGTGCTCGGCCTCCGCGGCGGCTTCCGGCAACGAAGCTGCTACCCCAATCACATCAACCCCACCCTCCTAGCGCTTGCGCTCCGCTACAACGAGAACAAGATGATCTGCCGCAA GTGCTATGGACGTCTTCCTCCGGGGGCTACCAACTGCCGCAAGAAGAAGTGCGGCCACACCAATGAC ctaAGGCCGAAGAAACGTTTCGATGGTAGAGCAGGTTTACGAGGGAAATAG